The genomic region CGCCACATTCTGGCCCTCCCGCATCACGTTCAGCCGGTAGTCCGGTGCCAGGCCGAAGATGTCCAGCGCCGGCTCCACGAGGTCGAGGTGCTGCCCGCTCAACGCGAGCTTCGTTTCGAACGCCGGCTCGAGACGGCGGAGCGCGTCATGCACCGGCGCCATCTTGATCGCTTCCGGACGGGTCCCGATCACGATCAGGATTCGCGGGACGGTCGTCATTCCTCGTCGGCCGGCTTGACGATGAGGCCGCCGCTGCGCCCGACCCTGGTGAACGGCAAGCCGTGGCGGTCGGTGAATTCGGAATATGCCTGGAGGGCGCCGTCCGCCCAGTCCGGTTCGATGCAGTCATCGACGACGAACCCGCCGCCGGGGACGACGAGGGGCCAGAGTGCTTCGAGTACCTCTCGCGTGGGAAGGTAGAGATCCACGTCCAGCAGGACCGCGCCGACCGGACCCGTGACGTCGGCCCAGTTCACCTTCGCGCAGTCGCCCGCGACGATGCGGTAGTTCGAATAGCCCAGGCGCGTGAGGCCGTGCTCGAACACCCGGCGGTCCAGGTAGGAATAGTCCGAGATCTCCGACCTCGTCTTGCGCCGCTCGCCGGTCTCATGCGCGATGCTCTCCGGAGTGAAGCCGTCGAAGGTGTCCACGAGAACCAGGTCCCGCGGGTCGCGGGTCGTCATGAGGTGTTCGAGGATGAACACGGAGCTGTCTCCGCGACCGACGCCGATCTCCACGACGGCGCCTCCGGTCCGTCGCGTCACATCGATGAGGCCCAACATCGCCGCCAGCACCCCGGGATCCACCCAGTAGGGATACGTCGGCAGCATCACGTTCCGTAGCAGCGGGGTCCGGTACACGATGCGTCTGGCCGCGCCCACGAGACCGGGCAGCCGGCGGTGAACGGCCCGGACGAACGAAGCGAGCCGTCCCGCCCGGCGCACGTCGCCCTCGGGCCGTCCGGTCTCGGGCCCTTCAATCTCGGGGGACGATTCGCGGAGCGGGGATGCCAACCGGTGGTCCTTTCGGCCCGAGCCGCCGGCCGAATCGCGAGCGCGAGCGGGGGAACCTGGAGTGATCCTGGGGGATACAAAGGGCCAAGCTACGTTGCCGCCGAAACGCTGCCAACCGATCGACAGGGAGGAATGCCGCCAATGTCGCGCATCGCCCCTCCGCGCCTCCTCGCCCTTGCCGTGCTTCTCGGTTGCGGAGCGGAGGACGACTCGATCATGGATCCCGGCGCGGCGCCGCCGGCCACTCCGCCGAACCTGGCGCCCGTGGCCACCAGCGCCATCCCGGCGCAGTCCGTCCCCGCCGGTACCAACGCCACGCTGGATCTCTCGCAGTTCTTCCGGGACCCTGATGGCGATGCCCTGACGTACAGCGCCACGTCCTCCGATACGCTCGTCGCGGAGGCCGCGGTGTCCGGCGACCGGCTGATCCTCATTGCCCTCTCCCGGGGCGAAGCGACGGCCATGGTGACGGCCAGCGACGGGTTGGGCGGCGAAGCCCGGCAGTCGTTCTCCGTGACGGTGCCGAACATGCCGCCGATGGCGGAGGGCGAGATCGCTTCACGGACGCTCGTCACCGGGAGCACGGAAACCCTCGATCTCTCCAGCTACTTCACCGACCCGGAAGGCGATTCCCTGACGTACAGTGCCATGTCCTCCCACCCGCTCGTCGCGGGCGTCTCCGTTTCCGGAAGCGAGTTGACAATGGTCGGCCTTGCCCCCGGCGTGGCGGAGGCGACGGTGACGGCGCGGGACGGGGAAGAAGCCGAGGCCCGGCAGAGCTTCGAACTGGCCGTCTGCGCCGTGCCGGCAGGCATCCTGCACTGGTGGTCGGCCGACGGCAGCGGCGCCGACCGTATCGGGGGCGTGGACGCGACGCTCATGCACGGAGCGGGCTACGCCGAGGGCGTTCCCGGCGCCGGGGAGGCCTTCTCCTTCGATGGCGTGGATGCGATCGCGCTCGTGCCGAACGCGCCCACCCTCAAGCCGGCGGGGCCGTTCTCCGTCATGGCGTGGGCCAAACCGGGACCGGACGAGGCCAGCGGCAGCGGCACCGCCCTCGGAAAGGGACACCCCTGGCAGGAGTCGTGGCTGCTCGACAACCACAACGGCCGGTGGAGGTCGGTCCTCAGAGTGCGGCCCGGCTTCGGCGGAGACGCGAGGGTCTCCGGACCGCGCCTTGTCGCCGGCGAGTGGACCCACCTGGCCATGACTTGGGACGGCCAGCGCCTCACGTTCTACGTCAACGGAGAAGCGCAGGGAACGCACCGCGCCGGGAGCATCAACCCGACCGACGGGCCCGTCGGCATCGGATCGCGAAGCGAGGAGGGGTTCTCGGACGACGCATTGGAGGTGGAGTTCGAGGGAGAGATCGACGAAGCGATGTTCTTCGGGCGGGCCCTCGGCGAGGAGGAGATAGGGTCGGTAGTCCGAAACACCGCCACCGGCTTCTGCAGATCCTGACCGGCACGAGTCGGCGTCACTGCGGACGACCAGGACGTTGTCTTTTCTGATACGCAACCGCCTACCTACCGGTCTCTCACGCGTTGCGACGCCGGGCGTGGGGTATGAGGTTACCGGGAACCTGCGAACTGTCGGCGGACCTTGTTCGTCACGCTCGTAGCGCAAATGCTGAACGCAAGCCACACAAGGTAGAATGGACCGTATGACGAATGCGGGACTGTCACTGGACGCGGATGACGGGCGTGGCCTGCCGTTGTTTCCGGAGCTGGCGGCCCCGTCCCCGTTCCGACGACCGGCGGATGCGCAGTCCCCGTTCGAGGATCCCCTCCTTGAAGCGCTAACCCGGACGCGTCCCGTGCGTCGCCTCAAGCGGATCGGATTCCTGGGCGCGATTGATCGCACCAAGTCCCGAAACTGGCATAACCGCCACGACCACAGCGTCGCCGTCGCACGACTGGCACTCCTGTACGCCACGCTTCGCAACCTGTCCCAACGCGACACCCGGGTCTTGGCGGTGGCCGGGCTGCTTCACGACGTCGGTCACGGCCCCTTGTCGCATACGCTGGAACCCATCTTCAAACGTCGATTCAACATCTCGCATCACAAAGTGGGATACCGGATCATTCGCGGGGAATCACGACTCGGGCGCCAGATCCCGAACCTGCTGTCTCGGTATCGTCTCGATCCCGACGAAATTATCGCGATGATCGACGGTACTCACGGAGGACCACACGCATTTCTCTTCTCAAGTCCCATCAACTTCGATACG from Candidatus Palauibacter australiensis harbors:
- a CDS encoding class I SAM-dependent methyltransferase, with product MASPLRESSPEIEGPETGRPEGDVRRAGRLASFVRAVHRRLPGLVGAARRIVYRTPLLRNVMLPTYPYWVDPGVLAAMLGLIDVTRRTGGAVVEIGVGRGDSSVFILEHLMTTRDPRDLVLVDTFDGFTPESIAHETGERRKTRSEISDYSYLDRRVFEHGLTRLGYSNYRIVAGDCAKVNWADVTGPVGAVLLDVDLYLPTREVLEALWPLVVPGGGFVVDDCIEPDWADGALQAYSEFTDRHGLPFTRVGRSGGLIVKPADEE